The Pseudomonadota bacterium genome contains the following window.
GGTGATTCCCGACGAAGACACCCGCACGCGTTTCCGTCGTCACATGATGGGACCGGTGATCCGACCGAGCCCCTTTGCCCTGGTCGCGAGCGAGGCCGCATACCGCGACGGCGGCGCCTGGCGCGCCAAACTGATCGAGACGCTTCGGGCCAACCGCGACCGGCTGCTCGCCGCGGTCAACGCCCTGCCCGGCGTGCACATGGACCCGATGGCGGCCACCTACCTCGGCTGGATCGACGTCAGCGCCCTGCGGCTCAATGACGCACCGTCGTGGTTCGAGGACAAGGGCCTGGGTTTCTCACCCGGTGCGCCGTTCGGCGACGACCGCTTCGTGCGGTGGAACTTCGGCTGCCCGGCCGCCACGTTGGACCGCGCGATCGCGCGGTTCGAGACGGCGGTGTCCGAGCGCGCGCGCGAACTTGGCCTCCGCTGACCCACAAGCGGGCCGAGCGCGCCCGGTCACCCGCCAGCAGCGGCCGCGCTGATGCCGCTCTGGATCACCTGCACGTTGCTCGCGGCCGGCCTGCAGGCCGTGCGCACCGCGGCGCAGAAGCAGCTTGCGACCACCCTCTCACCGATGGGCGCAACAGCCGCGCGCTACGTGTTCGGACTGCCGGTCGCGGCGGCCTACCTCGGCGTCCTGCTCGTCAGCCAGGGCGACAGTGTGCCGTCGCTCAACGGCCGCTTTGCCGCCTTTGCCATCGCCTCGGGGGCGCTGCAGATCTTCGCCACCGCGGCGATGATCACGGTGTTCTCACGCCGGAACTTTGCCGTCGGCACGGCCTTCGCCAAGACCGAAGCGCTGCAGTCGGCACTCTTCGGATTCATCTTCTTCGGCGCTGCGCTTGGCGCACTGGACTGGGCCGCCGTCGCCATCGGCGTGGCCGGCATGCTCGCACTCAGCGCCAACCAGATTGCCGGCGGAAAGTGGCGCAACCCGAGCACGCTTTACGGCATCGCCAGCGGCGCCGCCTTCGGCTTCACGGCCCTCTGGCTGCGGGAGGCGAGCCTCGCGCTCGACGGCAGCCCGCTGGTGACAGCGGCGACCACACTGGTGTTCATGGTCGCGGTGCAGACCGCCATGTGCGTCGCCTGGCTGGCCCTGCGCGAGCCCGGCCAGCTGCGCGCGTTGGCGCAGCGCCACCGCGTCGGGTGGTTCGTTGGGCTCACCAGTGCACTTGGCTCCGCGGGCTGGTTCACCGCCATGACACTCGAGAACGTCGCCTTGGTGAAAACGGTCGGACAGATCGAAATCCTGTTCACACTCGCGATCACGCGGCGTTTCTTCAAGGAGGCGATCAGCGGCGTCGAATACCTCGGCATCGCACTCGTGGTGTTGAGCGTGGTGCTGGTGGTGGTTTGAGCCAACGACGGCGCCCGACTTCAGCGCGTTAGGCGTGTCTCGACATCACGGAGCGCCGCAGCGCCGTTTGCGGTGACGCTGATCACTGCCACGCCGCCGGCACGCAACTCGCGCTCGAGCCGGAGCGCTGTCGCCTTCGGGGCAAAGAACGCCTCGATGTTCGGCAGCGTGATGCCCGGCGGTTCGTCGGCGCCTCGGCTGCGCTGGTGGTCGATACGCCCACGCACGAACAGGCCCGTTTCGGGTGGCGCCAACGCTGCGTCGGTCCAGACATGCAGACCCTCCCCGCCCGGCACCAGGCTCAGGTAGACGACCTCGCCGTGCCGCAGGGCGTCCCAATCGGGCGACAACGTCTCCGCGGCGGCGTCCGTGTCGTAGCGTAGGATCGCGTAGTTGCCGCGAAACAGCGAACGCGGATCCACCGGCACGGTCGCGACGCGAACGGTCTCGCCGGTCCAAAGCGGCAACGCCGCGCCAACCTGCATGCCGACCAGCACGGCCACCTGCAGCAACACGGCGGCAACCAGCCCGGCGACGGTACGCGCACGGCTCACGTGTCGTCCCCGAGGCGCTGACGGGTGCGCCAATACCGCGCCGCACCCAGCAGCACGCAGGCCATGACGATGAACAGCGCCGCCGTGCCGACGTAGTCGCCAATCAGGTCGATGTACCGCAACAAGGCCAGCAGCACGATGGCCGCAACCCCGAGAAAGAAGGCTTGCGATTCCCCGTCGCGCACACCCGCGACGACGAGCCAGACCGCGAAGGCGACGATCACGAGGTTGCTCAGCACCTGAAACGCCAGCGCGTGTTCAGGCTCGGCGAGGTTCGCAACCGCGGCAAACACCGCCATGGCCGACCCGACCGCCGCGCTGACGGGGACCGCCTTGCCGACACGCTGGCCCACGAGCAGCGCCGCCACGGCCAACACCGCAACCACAGCCCACATACTGCCCTGGTGCGCCCAGTCCGCACGGATCAGGCTACGCCAGGGACCGTGGTAACTCAGCACGAAGAGGGTGAAGAGCGCGAAGCGCAGAATCCAGAGCGAGAGCACCGTGGCGTAGTCCCGCGCCGTGCTGCCCGGCTGCGCGTTGAGTCCGTGCGAGACGGCGTAGGCCAGCGCAAAATACGCGACGCCCACCGGCAGCTGTTCGGCGTGCCAGGCCAACCCGGTGGGACCGTCGGCCCAGTGGGCACTGAGCGAAGCCTCGAGCCAGAAGCCGAGGCTACCGACGAGCGCGAGAAACAGCAACACGCTGCGCCGCCCTGCCCACAGCACGTACCCCGCCGACACCAGAAAGAGCGCAAAGGTCATCGGGTAGTACCCGAGCTGCAATTCAATGAACGACCAGATCGCCGCGAGGCACAACACCAGCAGCGCGAGACCGGGGCTGCGCAGCAACAGCGCGGCCGGCAGGCCGCCCAACGCCCACCAGAACACCCCGTCGGGCATGTGTTCGCCGAGGTGGTAGATCTGGGCGATCAGGATGATCGACGCACCGTACACCAGGGTGCCGAGACCGAACAGGCGCTCGGCCGCGCGGTCCCGACCGCGCTGAAACAGCCAGAGCGCAGCCCCGTTGACCGCGACGGTCAGGCACAGCAGCCCGCCCATGCGCAACGCTCTCGGCAGCGTGTCCCAGTTGGCGCTGAGCAGCGTAATCAAGGCCAGGCCAATGAAGCCGTAGCCGAGCACAACCAGCACGCGGTAGCCGCGCGCGGCCTGGCTGGCAACCGAGTAGTCGGCCCCGTAGACCGCACAGATGGCCTCGGCCTGCTGCCGTGTGATCAGGCCCTGTTCAACCCACTGTGCGCTCTCGCGTGCGAGGTCGTTTTTTAACAGGCGAATCAGTCGCATGGCGGTGCCCGCCCCCACGGAAGGAGTGACCGACCAGCGGGGCGCGTTGGACCGCCGCAGCCGTTATTGCAAGCCTAGGCCGAATGTCGAGGGCTGACAATACACCAGATGGGTCACACCGGACGGGCGACGTCCGCGTCCGTTCAGTGCGCCGGCAGCGTGAGCTCGCCGCTGTCGAGGGCCTCGAGCAAGGACACCGTCATGCGCGCCGTGGCACCCCAGAGGTTCTCGCCGTCGTAGTCCTTGAAATACACCACCGGCCGGTTGCGCCAGAGACGGCTCCAGCGGTTCTCAGGCTCGCGCAGCCACGCGAGCGGCATGCTGAACAGCCGCGCCACCTCGGCCGTTTGCAAGACCGGTTCGAACTCGCCGTCGAGCACAGCGACCACCGGCGTCACAACGTAGCCGGTGCTGGTGTCGCTGTCGGGCAGGTGCATGAGCACGTGCAGCTTCTCACGTGGCAAGCCGATTTCTTCTTCTGCCTCGCGCAGCGCGGTGTCGGTCATGTCGGTGTCACCGGCCTCGACGCGTCCACCGGGGAAGGCCACTTGCCCGCTGTGGCGGTCGTCGTTGCGCGTGCTGCGCCGGATGAACAACACGTGCCAGGCGCCGGCCTTGCGGGTGAGCACAATCAGAACAGCGGCGAGCGACGGAGCGGCGTGCGTGTTGGTGTCGGCGGCGCGGGGAGACGGGGACATCATCTGACTATAGCGCCTCACGCAGCCGGGGGAGTTACCCCTTGGGAACCGGCAACGCCCGAAGAGTTCAGCCCTGGCGGCAACAGCGCACAGGGCTGATGAAGCGCGACAACGCTGTCGCACGGCGCCGCAGCGTGGCCTACCGCATGGTCACGAGTTCTTCCGAGCTGGTCGGGTGAATCGCCACCGTGTCGTCAAAATCGGCCTTGGTGGCGCCCATGCGCACAGCAACCGAGAAGCCCTGGACCATCTCGTCGACACCGTGGCCGATCGCGTGCACTCCGACGATCTTCTCGTCGTCACCCACGGTGACCAGCTTCATCGCCGTGGGCGGCGCGCTGTCCTCGAAGGTGTCGATCATCGGCGTGAACCGCGTCTGGTAGACCGTGACCGCGGCGTCGCCGTACTCGGCACGTGCCTCGGGCTCGGTCAGACCGACCGTGCCGATTGGCGGGTGCGAAAACACCACCGTGGCGATGTTGTTGTAGTCGAGTTTGCGCTCGGGCTTGCCACCGTAGAGCCGGTCGGCCAGACGGCGTCCGGCCGCGATCGCGACCGGGGTCAACTGGGCCCGGCCGGTGACGTCGCCGATCGCAAAGATGCCTTTTGCCTCCGTCTCCTGCCACGCGTCGGTCGGGATGTAGCCGCCTGCGTCGGTGGCAACACCGACCGCATCGAGGTTCAGCGACGCCGTCAGCGGGCGACGCCCGACCGCCCAGATGACTGCGTCGAAAGGCGCGAGCTCGCGCGCGGTATTCTCGACGACGATGCCGTCCGCAGTACGCGCGAGCGCGGTGGGCGTGCACCCGGTGACAAGTTCCACGCCCTGGTGTCCGAGCGATTCGACCAACGCGTCGGTGACCAGCGGGTCGAAATTGCGCAGCGGGGCGTGTTTTCGCACCAGCAGGCTCACGTCACTGCCGAACGCGCGCAGCACACCGGCGAGTTCCACGGCGATGTAGCCTGCACCGACCACGGCCACGCGCTGCGGTCGGTTGACGAGCTCGAAGAAGCCGTCGGACGTCATGCCGAGCTCCGCGCCGGGGATATCGGG
Protein-coding sequences here:
- a CDS encoding DMT family transporter: MPLWITCTLLAAGLQAVRTAAQKQLATTLSPMGATAARYVFGLPVAAAYLGVLLVSQGDSVPSLNGRFAAFAIASGALQIFATAAMITVFSRRNFAVGTAFAKTEALQSALFGFIFFGAALGALDWAAVAIGVAGMLALSANQIAGGKWRNPSTLYGIASGAAFGFTALWLREASLALDGSPLVTAATTLVFMVAVQTAMCVAWLALREPGQLRALAQRHRVGWFVGLTSALGSAGWFTAMTLENVALVKTVGQIEILFTLAITRRFFKEAISGVEYLGIALVVLSVVLVVV
- a CDS encoding GDYXXLXY domain-containing protein; translation: MSRARTVAGLVAAVLLQVAVLVGMQVGAALPLWTGETVRVATVPVDPRSLFRGNYAILRYDTDAAAETLSPDWDALRHGEVVYLSLVPGGEGLHVWTDAALAPPETGLFVRGRIDHQRSRGADEPPGITLPNIEAFFAPKATALRLERELRAGGVAVISVTANGAAALRDVETRLTR
- a CDS encoding DUF2157 domain-containing protein, encoding MRLIRLLKNDLARESAQWVEQGLITRQQAEAICAVYGADYSVASQAARGYRVLVVLGYGFIGLALITLLSANWDTLPRALRMGGLLCLTVAVNGAALWLFQRGRDRAAERLFGLGTLVYGASIILIAQIYHLGEHMPDGVFWWALGGLPAALLLRSPGLALLVLCLAAIWSFIELQLGYYPMTFALFLVSAGYVLWAGRRSVLLFLALVGSLGFWLEASLSAHWADGPTGLAWHAEQLPVGVAYFALAYAVSHGLNAQPGSTARDYATVLSLWILRFALFTLFVLSYHGPWRSLIRADWAHQGSMWAVVAVLAVAALLVGQRVGKAVPVSAAVGSAMAVFAAVANLAEPEHALAFQVLSNLVIVAFAVWLVVAGVRDGESQAFFLGVAAIVLLALLRYIDLIGDYVGTAALFIVMACVLLGAARYWRTRQRLGDDT
- a CDS encoding CoA pyrophosphatase; its protein translation is MSPSPRAADTNTHAAPSLAAVLIVLTRKAGAWHVLFIRRSTRNDDRHSGQVAFPGGRVEAGDTDMTDTALREAEEEIGLPREKLHVLMHLPDSDTSTGYVVTPVVAVLDGEFEPVLQTAEVARLFSMPLAWLREPENRWSRLWRNRPVVYFKDYDGENLWGATARMTVSLLEALDSGELTLPAH
- the gorA gene encoding glutathione-disulfide reductase, translating into MSDKHFDLIAIGGGSGGLSVAQRAASYGARTALIERDRMGGTCVIRGCVPKKMMWFGAEQLSAIKRAEGYAIDVTLNGVDWGALVAKREANIRGIESWYDGYLADNQVTPIRGDAVLESANPDGGGTVLVNGERYTTDHLVIATGGTPTVPDIPGAELGMTSDGFFELVNRPQRVAVVGAGYIAVELAGVLRAFGSDVSLLVRKHAPLRNFDPLVTDALVESLGHQGVELVTGCTPTALARTADGIVVENTARELAPFDAVIWAVGRRPLTASLNLDAVGVATDAGGYIPTDAWQETEAKGIFAIGDVTGRAQLTPVAIAAGRRLADRLYGGKPERKLDYNNIATVVFSHPPIGTVGLTEPEARAEYGDAAVTVYQTRFTPMIDTFEDSAPPTAMKLVTVGDDEKIVGVHAIGHGVDEMVQGFSVAVRMGATKADFDDTVAIHPTSSEELVTMR